CGAGGACAGTCGCAGGGATGTGGGCACCGGGGCCCCGCGCAGCACCGGCAACGCCTTCGACGCCACCAGCCCCATCGAGCTGATGAACCAGTTGCGGCGCGCCACGGCCCTGGACGACGCCACTCCCCCCGGCGATGCCGTGGATGCGGCGCTCAGGGACTTTGACTCCCAGCAGCCGGCCTCTCCGGGCTCTGCTCCGCTGCGTTCTCCCTGAGCGGAGCCTCCGCCGGCTTCGGCCGCAGGGCTTCGAGCCCCCAGGAGGCGGCCACCTCGTCCAGCCGCGGATCCCCCTTGTCGCCGCCGAGAGCCCTGGCCTGGGCCAGGGTGTTCTGGGCCGCCCCGGTATCGCCCCGTTCCTGCTGGATCAGGGCGCGGGCGAGCAGGGGCCGCGGGTCCTTGGGGAACTGGGTGTTGAGTTTGATCAGTTCGGCCTCGGCCTTGCCGGGCTGCCCCTGGCGTTGGTGCACGTTGGCCAGCAGCAGGCCGATTGGCACGGCAGTGTCCCGCAGCTTCGGCGTGATGGCGCGCTTGAGGGCGGCCTCCAGCTGGGCCACGGCCTGGGCGGTGCGCCCGGTTTCCACCTGGATCAGCGCCATCAGCTGCAGGGCCTCCACCTGGTCGGGCCGCTGGTTCAGCAGCTGGCGCAGCTCCCGTTCGGCCCCGCTGCGGTCGCCCTGATCACGGCGGACCTCCGCCAGCAGCAGCCGCAGCGACCAGCGCTCCGGCTGCTGGTCGGCCAGACGCTCCAGCAGCGGGGTGGCCTCGGCCTTGCGGTCGAGGGCCACGAGCAGCTCCAGCAGCCGCTGCTGCTCCGCCACGCTGGCCTCGCCGGCATCCATCCGCCGGCGCAGGTCGGCCGCCTGCCGCTCCAGGCCCGGCCGGGAACCGGGGCCGTCCGGCCCGCCACCGCTCTGGAGCTGGCCCAGCCACCACCCGGCGCCCAGGCACGCCCCGGCCAGTCCTGTCACCGCCAGGCCCAGCCAGAGACCTTCACGGCGCGGAGCTGGGGGCATGGAGGCAGGCAGACCGAACGGATGGACCCAGTCTGCCCCCCATGCCATCGCACGCCGTCACGACACCTACATTGGGCGCCATGCGCCAACACCCCATCCCACCGGTCACGGAGCCGCTGCAATACCGGGCCATCGGCGTGGTGCGGGGCACCTTCGTGCCCAGCGATCCCGAGCAGCCCACGCGGGGAGCCATCCACACGGCGGACGGCAGCACCATCGAGGCGGTGGTGCTGGGCCGTCTGCTCACCCTGATGCGTCGCCACCTCGACCCGGAGCAGCCGCACCTCTGGGTGGTCTACCCCCGCTCCCGCGAGGCCGGCGGGCTGCACCTTCAGATGGTGGGGGTGTGGGAGCCAAGCACCCTGGCCGAGGGCGAGGCCACGGCTGCCGATGATCCGGCCCCCACCGATGACCATCCGGCTCCCACCGACGACCTGCCCGAGGGCGACAACTACTTCTCCATCCGCGGCGAGCTGATCTACACCCGCCCGGAATCGGGTGACCTGGTGGTGAAGGTGCGCCAGATGCCCCGTCCGGACGGCAGTCGTCCCGTTCCGTTCAAGCTGCAGCTCAAGGGGGAGATCCCTCTGCAGCATCTGCGCCACTTCGTGGCGCTCGACATGCGGCGCCAGGGGGAAGCCCTGCAGCTCGAGGGGTTCGAGGTGCTGGGGCCGGTGGCCCAGCGCGGCAGCCGTGGCGGCAAGGGCCGCCGGGAGGGAGGCGGTGGTGGCGCCGGCCGTCCCGGTGCGGGTCGCCGTGGCACCCCCCGTACGG
This portion of the Cyanobium sp. NIES-981 genome encodes:
- a CDS encoding tetratricopeptide repeat protein, whose amino-acid sequence is MPPAPRREGLWLGLAVTGLAGACLGAGWWLGQLQSGGGPDGPGSRPGLERQAADLRRRMDAGEASVAEQQRLLELLVALDRKAEATPLLERLADQQPERWSLRLLLAEVRRDQGDRSGAERELRQLLNQRPDQVEALQLMALIQVETGRTAQAVAQLEAALKRAITPKLRDTAVPIGLLLANVHQRQGQPGKAEAELIKLNTQFPKDPRPLLARALIQQERGDTGAAQNTLAQARALGGDKGDPRLDEVAASWGLEALRPKPAEAPLRENAAEQSPERPAAGSQSP